In Trueperaceae bacterium, a single genomic region encodes these proteins:
- a CDS encoding D-glycerate dehydrogenase: MPTVVLTHALPGPAASTLRDAGFDVVTLDGDGPPTREAVRAAVAGATGLVTLLSDRVDADLLDAAGPSLKVVANYAVGLDNVDLDACRARGIAVAHTPDVLSDATADMAWALLLAVARRVVEGDALVRSGGWGGWAPDQLLGTPLSGRTFGVVGFGRIGQAAARRATGFGMRVVYAARTRKPEAEAALGARHLPLADLLRTADVVSLHTPGTPETHHLIDGAALASMKAGALLINTARGTVIDEAALVEALRAGTIAGAGLDVFEREPALADGLADLPNVVLAPHLGSATTDTRAEMARMVADAVTAVAGGGTVPHLAVDPPDRP, from the coding sequence ATGCCCACCGTCGTCCTGACCCACGCCCTCCCCGGCCCCGCGGCCTCCACGCTGCGCGACGCCGGCTTCGACGTCGTCACGCTGGACGGGGACGGCCCCCCCACCCGCGAGGCCGTGCGGGCCGCGGTCGCGGGTGCGACCGGCCTCGTGACGCTCCTCTCCGACCGGGTCGACGCCGACCTCCTCGATGCGGCCGGCCCGTCGCTGAAGGTCGTCGCGAACTACGCGGTCGGCCTCGACAACGTCGACCTCGACGCCTGCCGCGCGCGGGGGATCGCGGTGGCGCACACCCCCGACGTGCTCAGCGACGCGACGGCCGACATGGCGTGGGCGTTGCTGCTCGCCGTCGCCCGCCGGGTGGTGGAGGGCGACGCGCTCGTGCGCTCGGGCGGGTGGGGCGGCTGGGCGCCCGACCAACTGTTGGGGACGCCTCTGTCCGGCCGGACGTTCGGGGTGGTCGGCTTCGGTCGCATCGGGCAGGCCGCCGCCCGCCGCGCGACCGGCTTCGGGATGCGGGTCGTCTACGCCGCCCGCACGCGGAAGCCGGAGGCGGAGGCGGCGCTCGGGGCGCGGCACCTGCCCCTCGCCGACCTCCTGCGCACCGCGGACGTCGTGAGCCTACACACGCCGGGCACGCCGGAGACGCACCACCTGATCGACGGGGCGGCGCTCGCGTCGATGAAGGCGGGGGCGCTGCTGATCAACACGGCGCGCGGCACGGTGATCGACGAGGCGGCGCTCGTCGAGGCGCTGCGCGCCGGCACGATCGCCGGGGCGGGCCTCGACGTGTTCGAGCGCGAACCGGCGCTCGCCGACGGCCTGGCGGACCTCCCGAACGTCGTGCTGGCCCCGCACCTGGGGTCGGCGACGACGGACACGCGGGCGGAGATGGCGCGGATGGTGGCGGACGCCGTCACCGCGGTGGCGGGCGGCGGGACGGTGCCGCACCTGGCGGTCGACCCACCCGACCGCCCCTGA
- a CDS encoding cytochrome c: MPDAGPDDRLLVTRQGVRTAFIVSGVGMVAILVAILILATARPQGQFEALDDAQYETTLATATEDLDGFERVGEDRARLDIEHAMALVAERGVDLELYALDTPLPTDAAPADGAADAAAQAAAVDGEAVYATVCASCHQASGAGVPGAFPPLNGGHAAALATADGGRGYLVRSLLYGLQGEIVVDGMTYAGAMPAWSTLSDAEVAAVLNYVTSAWDNADALDATFEPFTPDEVAAAQGEGLAATDVVELRPTLD, encoded by the coding sequence ATGCCTGACGCCGGCCCCGACGACCGCCTGTTGGTGACGCGCCAGGGCGTCCGGACCGCCTTCATCGTGTCCGGCGTCGGGATGGTCGCGATCCTCGTCGCGATCCTGATCCTGGCGACCGCCCGCCCGCAAGGCCAGTTCGAGGCGCTGGACGACGCGCAGTACGAAACGACGTTGGCGACCGCCACGGAGGACCTCGACGGGTTCGAACGCGTCGGGGAGGACCGCGCGCGCCTCGACATCGAGCACGCGATGGCGCTCGTCGCCGAACGCGGCGTCGACCTCGAGCTGTACGCCCTCGATACGCCGCTGCCCACCGACGCCGCGCCGGCCGACGGCGCGGCGGACGCGGCGGCGCAAGCGGCCGCCGTGGACGGCGAAGCGGTGTACGCCACCGTCTGCGCCTCCTGCCACCAGGCGTCCGGGGCGGGCGTCCCCGGCGCCTTCCCGCCCCTGAACGGTGGGCACGCCGCCGCCCTCGCGACCGCCGACGGCGGGCGCGGCTACCTGGTGCGGAGCCTCCTGTACGGGCTGCAGGGCGAAATCGTGGTGGACGGCATGACGTACGCCGGCGCGATGCCGGCCTGGTCGACGCTGTCCGACGCGGAGGTCGCCGCGGTCCTGAACTACGTCACGAGCGCGTGGGACAACGCCGACGCGTTGGACGCGACGTTCGAACCGTTCACGCCGGACGAGGTGGCGGCCGCCCAGGGCGAAGGCCTCGCCGCGACCGACGTCGTCGAGCTTCGACCCACCCTCGACTGA
- a CDS encoding cytochrome c, translating to MSRPLRLLALALAATLVVSACGRNMYDQPKAETYEASPFFADGASSRPLPEGTISRERGAIDPVYLTGMGDGGFVSELPIEVSEDLLRRGQERYDIFCSVCHNYNGDGNGMIVQKGFVQPASFHEQRLLDSPAGYYYNAITNGFGRMYSYASRIPVEDRWAIVAYVRALQLSQNATLDDVPAEILEELDAATGEVR from the coding sequence ATGAGCCGTCCTCTGCGCCTTCTGGCGCTCGCGCTGGCCGCCACCCTCGTGGTGTCCGCCTGCGGTCGCAACATGTACGACCAACCCAAGGCGGAGACGTACGAAGCCAGCCCCTTCTTCGCCGACGGCGCCTCGTCGCGGCCGCTGCCCGAGGGCACGATCTCGCGCGAGCGGGGCGCGATCGATCCCGTCTACCTGACCGGCATGGGCGACGGCGGGTTCGTGAGCGAGCTGCCGATCGAGGTCAGCGAGGACCTGCTGCGCCGGGGGCAGGAACGCTACGACATCTTCTGCTCGGTGTGCCACAACTACAACGGGGACGGCAACGGCATGATCGTGCAGAAGGGCTTCGTGCAGCCCGCCTCGTTCCACGAGCAGCGGCTCCTGGATTCGCCCGCCGGGTACTACTACAACGCCATCACGAACGGGTTCGGACGCATGTACAGCTACGCCTCGCGCATTCCGGTCGAGGACCGCTGGGCGATCGTGGCGTACGTCCGCGCCCTGCAACTCTCGCAGAACGCGACGCTGGACGACGTCCCGGCCGAGATCCTCGAGGAGCTCGACGCCGCGACCGGGGAGGTGCGCTGA
- a CDS encoding DUF3341 domain-containing protein: protein MSTSGPDATIAPEALHGLVAEFEAVEQLEAAADAARDAGYANMDAYTPYPVEGLDEKLGMTPTRLGWIVLAAGIVGALLGFFMQYYANVIYYPLNIGGKPLNSWPNWIVITFEMTVLFSAFTAGLFMLGRNGLPRPYHPIFSTPNFERATRDRFFLCIEADDPQFDPDATRSFLERHAPLQVSEVAK from the coding sequence GTGAGCACCTCCGGACCCGACGCCACCATCGCCCCCGAGGCGCTGCACGGCCTCGTCGCGGAGTTCGAAGCGGTCGAGCAGCTCGAGGCCGCCGCCGACGCCGCCCGCGACGCCGGCTACGCGAACATGGACGCCTACACGCCCTACCCCGTCGAGGGGCTCGACGAGAAGCTCGGCATGACCCCCACCCGGCTCGGCTGGATCGTCCTCGCCGCCGGGATCGTGGGGGCGTTGCTCGGCTTCTTCATGCAGTACTACGCCAACGTGATCTACTACCCGCTCAACATCGGCGGCAAGCCGCTCAACAGCTGGCCGAACTGGATCGTCATCACGTTCGAGATGACGGTGTTGTTCAGCGCCTTCACCGCCGGCCTGTTCATGCTGGGCCGCAACGGCCTGCCGCGCCCCTACCACCCGATCTTCTCGACGCCGAACTTCGAGCGCGCCACGCGCGACCGGTTCTTCCTGTGCATCGAAGCCGACGACCCGCAGTTCGACCCCGACGCGACCCGGTCGTTCCTGGAGCGGCACGCGCCGCTGCAGGTGAGCGAGGTCGCGAAATGA
- the nrfD gene encoding NrfD/PsrC family molybdoenzyme membrane anchor subunit produces the protein MSVRTPGIQETNRVIGRGQTPAGIDDVVNTPVLGGVGETPRWWWIGMGISLALLGLYLISIVVLITVGTGIWGNNVPVAWGMPIINFVWWIGIGHAGTLISAALLLFRQPWRTSINRFAEAMTIFAVVNAGLYPILHLGRPWVFYWLLPYPNTYGLFPQFRSPLDWDLFAIGTYASVSVLFWFIGLIPDLATLRDRAGTKAQRLLYATLALGWNGSAKAWQRYQRAYLLLAALSFPLVLSVHSTIAMDFAVSQVPGWNNTIMPPYFVAGAVFAGFAMVLILAIPLRKAFALQNLITMRHLDNAAKLMLATGLIVVYGYGVELFDAWYSGVEFERFMALNRVFGADHGWAFWLLILANGVAIQPLWFRSIRQNPLALFVISIIVSIGMWLERFVIVAVTLTKDFLPSSWGDYVSTFWDWSLYLGTFGVFGTLFLLFIRLLPSIATTEMKELAHHDAHHGSDPFEEIRADVVAEKGGAS, from the coding sequence ATGAGCGTCCGCACGCCCGGCATCCAGGAGACGAACCGCGTCATCGGGCGCGGCCAAACGCCGGCGGGGATCGACGACGTCGTCAACACGCCGGTGCTGGGCGGGGTCGGCGAGACCCCGCGCTGGTGGTGGATCGGCATGGGGATCTCCCTCGCCCTGCTCGGGCTGTACCTGATCTCCATCGTGGTGCTGATCACGGTCGGGACCGGCATCTGGGGCAACAACGTCCCCGTCGCGTGGGGCATGCCGATCATCAACTTCGTGTGGTGGATCGGCATCGGTCACGCCGGCACGTTGATCAGCGCCGCGCTGCTGTTGTTCCGGCAGCCGTGGCGAACCTCGATCAACCGCTTCGCCGAAGCGATGACGATCTTCGCGGTCGTCAACGCCGGCCTCTACCCCATCCTCCACCTGGGCCGCCCGTGGGTCTTCTACTGGCTGCTGCCCTACCCCAACACGTACGGGCTGTTCCCGCAGTTCCGCAGCCCGTTGGATTGGGACCTGTTCGCCATCGGGACGTACGCCAGCGTCTCGGTGTTGTTCTGGTTCATCGGCCTCATCCCCGACCTCGCGACGCTCCGCGACCGCGCGGGCACGAAGGCGCAGCGGCTGCTGTACGCCACCCTCGCGCTCGGCTGGAACGGATCGGCGAAGGCGTGGCAGCGCTACCAGCGCGCCTACCTGCTCCTCGCGGCGTTGTCGTTCCCGCTGGTGTTGTCGGTCCACTCGACGATCGCCATGGACTTCGCCGTCAGTCAGGTGCCCGGCTGGAACAACACGATCATGCCGCCCTACTTCGTCGCCGGCGCGGTGTTCGCCGGCTTCGCGATGGTGCTGATCCTGGCGATCCCGCTGCGCAAGGCGTTCGCGCTGCAGAACCTCATCACCATGCGGCACCTCGACAACGCCGCGAAGTTGATGCTCGCGACCGGGTTGATCGTCGTCTACGGCTACGGCGTCGAGCTGTTCGACGCCTGGTACTCCGGCGTCGAGTTCGAGCGCTTCATGGCCCTCAACCGCGTGTTCGGCGCGGATCACGGGTGGGCGTTCTGGCTGTTGATCCTCGCGAACGGCGTCGCGATCCAACCGCTGTGGTTCCGCAGCATCCGGCAGAACCCGCTGGCGTTGTTCGTGATTTCCATCATCGTCAGCATCGGCATGTGGCTCGAGCGCTTCGTGATCGTGGCGGTGACCCTCACGAAGGACTTCCTACCCAGCAGTTGGGGCGACTACGTCAGCACCTTCTGGGATTGGTCGCTCTACCTGGGCACCTTCGGGGTGTTCGGCACGCTGTTCTTGTTGTTCATCCGGCTCCTGCCCTCCATCGCGACGACGGAGATGAAGGAGCTCGCCCACCACGACGCGCACCACGGGTCCGACCCGTTCGAGGAGATCCGGGCCGACGTCGTCGCGGAGAAGGGAGGGGCGTCGTGA